Genomic DNA from Xiphophorus hellerii strain 12219 chromosome 16, Xiphophorus_hellerii-4.1, whole genome shotgun sequence:
GAAGCGTCAGTGACgccaaagtaattttttttatctttgagacCATTAGTTTTGCTCTAACGTCTCCCGGTTTTTCCCCCTGAACATTAAAGATTCTGTTtgggaaaaggaaaataaaacaacttattttgAAACAGATTATAAGGTTTTGTTGGGGAGCAGctgatttataattttaaaagctgaaataatacctgaactatgaccccaaTTCCCAGAGGAGTTGACAAGGAGGCTTCATGGATGGAatgaggaagttcaaaccatccCTTGGCAATTGGcaggaggaaaataaattaattgttgtattttattctgacataGAAATTAGAATGTAAAAAGTGTTGTTTGCATTTACTTCAGCACCCATAACTGAATGGCTTGTAGCAAATTAGTTGCGTCAGTTACATCTACACTATCTTTGGGGCGTCTCTACCAGTTTGGCACATCAGGAAGAACCACAGTCAGGTTGGATAGAGAGTATCTGAATATCAACTTTGAAGGTTCACCACGTACTCCCAGTTttatggactttgactggacttTTCTAACACATGAAAATTGTTTGATATAAATCAAGGCTTAATGAAAAGGCAAACCAATAAACTTGACATAAATTGTAAAACTGCATTGAAGAAATAAAGGTGTAAATGGATAATTACATAAAGACAAAATTGTACCAATGatggaaacaaacacaagaatTTCAGAATATGTCAAACgccatacaaataaataaatgggtcAGTGGCAGTTTACCCGAATCGCTAAGGACTCTTAACACAGTAGCTGAAAATAATCAGTAGTCCTATTTTAGGATGTTAAATAGTTTTGTACAAAAACGTATCAAAAATAACCAAACTCCACTATGGAGTAATGTTCTGCGAATTGGTAAGATTAACAAAGTGGGacctaaaaacaaatgttagcGATAAAACTAGCAATCCTGGACAAGAGGATCCAAACAACCTCTGATATGTTGTTTGTCAATCAACTCACCACTGAATCTGGTGACTCCATCTCACGTTTTCATCGAGTTTTGGGAAGTAAAAGGCTGGCCATGCACATCCAACCCTTTTAGAACAGCGCCCCCAGTGGCTGGAGGAATGAACGGGTCATAGGCCTGATGAAGTTGCTTAAATGTGCATCTTTCCTCAGGTTGTGATAACCAAATTTTTCACTATCCGTCTTGTTTCCGTAGCGATGCCATGGCGACGGAGGGGGAGCCGACCGAAGCGATCAAAGTGTTGCACCTGCTGCTGCTCGCCTTCACCTGGGGCATGCAGGTGTGGGTCTCCTTCATTGGAGGTAAGCGTGGCCCAAACCGGCAGAGGAAGTGAGGCGCGGCAGAGGAAGTGAGGCGCGGCAGAAGCGTTTCCAGAGGTAACGCTGTCCGGTTTCCCCCGTGTCCGCAGGTTTCGCTCTGGTGAAGCAGGTGTCGCGGCATACCTTCGGTTTGGTCCAGAGCAAGCTGTTTCCTGTCTATTTCTACTGCCTGCTGGGAAGCAACTTCACCAGCCTGGCCGTGTACGCCGTGTACCACCCCAGAGAGCTGCTGGACTGGCACGAAGGCGTGCAGGTGAGCATCGATAACTCCCTCTTTGGCGGTAAAAACATACTGATGGTTTGGCATCGTTTTCTCTTCCTCTCGTCGCCTAGATGCTGATGTTCTTCGTGGCGCTGATAACGGCAGGCCTGAACGCCCAGTGGTTCGGCCCAGCGGCCACCGAGGTCATGTTCCAGATGAGGGCGGTGGAGGAGGAGCACGGTCTGGGGAACCAGGTGGGGCTGGGCAGCCAGAGGGAGGACTACGCCAAGCTGAAGGAGCAGGACCCAAAGTACCGGGCCTACAGGAAGACGTTTGGACGGTACCACGGCCTGTCCAGCCTCTGCAACCTCATCGGCTTCCTCTGCGTCACAACTAACCTGGTCTACACCGCTCTCAAGCTGTCCACCATTTGATCTCCGGTCATTTACAGGCGTGTCTGGTCCGCAGGCATTCATGCAGCATTCCCAGTTTcccacattttataaaaaataaaaaaaagttttattgggatttaatgcGACAAACGAACATAAAATAGTACTGAAAAGGGAAATAGTATTTCAAATCTACAGGGGACCTAATGCAAACATCAACTAactacatattaaaaaaaagatgaaaaaacaaacaagcgaGACGCTCAGatgtttaagaataaaatacagtacatttaataaaatgaaccCACCGTTGTAAATATTCAACAAAAAGGGGGAGAAACTTCTTTAAACTGAAAAGTTCCACTAATGTGTAATATATGAGTCAAGTGGTTCACTTGGGGCTGAATTGAAAGAACAAAATCTTCTCCAATAAGAAGAAGTTATTTATAATAAGCTCAGTCCAAAACACAATATTATTGTCCAAGACTGGAGCAAGTGAATTTTTATAGTAATGTCAACATAAACACTTCTTATAAGGCCAAAATGACTTtgtatgaaatttaaaaaaaaaaaaaagacaaatgttttgaagCGGGTTTACAAAAACTTGTTGAAGTTTAATTTcaggaatataaatacttttaaactgcaacatcaccctgaacacaccatacCCACAGGGAAACATGGTGTTAGAAGCATCATGTTTTggatgtgttttattattattattattattgttattccTTTTCATTCCGtagagacagagaggaagatggaaaaatgttttgaagtcTGTGGAACATTTCCATCTTGTATTGatgttccattaaaaaaaaaagccagtttctttttctgttcacTTCTCAATCGCGCCACGTTGTGTCGGTATTCCGCATAAAGTTCAGCCACATTTGTGGTTGTATCATGAAAcgaatgtgaaaatgttcagagtATGAATAAGATAGTCAGAGAAAATACTTGGATGTAGACTAGTTTATGTCATAAGCGATCCAgaatttgaaatgtatttttgcaatCGCAGCACAGACGGACAGAGATGCTGTTATGTCGATCTAAGCAGAGATTATGGAACAAACATGCAGCTGTTGCTTACTTCTGACTTTTACTGAGGAAATTATTCATCCATTATTCTTCTTGTAAAGGATCCATTGATGTAAAGGATCcattgatatatatttttttgctttaactaCATATACGTTGTCTGCTGAACAATCTGTTTAAAAGACTGAAACAAATTAGAACATCTTTTTGCAGTTGCTCTGTTTCTCCAGCAGATGGAGACACTTAGCCATAATTTTCCAATCCGTATCAACATCGACGCTGCATTTCAGCTGTTCTGTTGTATGTTATGTTAAAAGTTTCCCAGCTTGAAATTAACACTGTGAATAATGGAATAAATAGAagatttatgaattatttccGTCTGTGATTGATTGCAGAATCTGTTAAACAACGATGCTGtccttgtattatttttttttgctttatttttcacacTGTCGTATAAATTCAGACTCAAGCAGGCAAGCTGGATTCCCATTTGGTGGCTTTTAATGAAATTACTTGTGATGCACATCGAGTTATGAGAGTATTTTACAGGCTTGCCGCAGGGAACCACTGTTCCCATTTCACTATCGGCACTAATGGCTTATAATGGAGTCCCTCTTAATATTGAAAGCTTGGACTTATAGGAAACGGATGAGCTTGCACAAATCTGAATTAATTCCAGCTTGGCGTCGTGAATTTCTTTCTAGTAAATATAAAATCTCCCTAAAAAAAATAGATCCATTGTGTTTTCGTCTACGCTACATACCAGAGTAACATGTTACACAGGTAGGTTAGGTTGTGGGAAGCAGTTCGACCTCACATCCTGTGCCTTCTGGGAAGCGTTCCCTAATCTGTGTAGCAGTGCCATCAGGAAGCAAACTTTGTTTGGCCAGAGAACAAGTTTATCCACTCCTCTCACCAGAGATGGAACGGTGGAGAAATTTCAGATGAAATGTTTGCATCTTCAGTGCAgattaaatatgaaagaaaccattttgataaaacttttttaaaaatgtgtacgTAGGAAGgactataaaatgtttaatttaggaCAGTtcatgaatttgttttaaaaaaggtttatgtGGCACCAGAAGGAAGTTTGTTGGACTGGCAGGAGGCAACATAATTCCAGAGATAGAAGGAAATAAAAGTTGTAGCCTAATTTGTCTGAGGAGGaagcagtaaaaccagcaggCATTCAACCACAGTTCCAACAGACTACTGAGGGTGCACTtcattgtttaaaatgaatttttctcCACCGCGAAAAATCAAAAATGCTCCCACGGCGTTAGCATGACCCTCAGGAGGAGCCCTTAAAGTATCACGGTTGGATAGCGGGAAAGCAGGACGTTGTCCcatcagaccgtcagttcctaaaacaacacacaaaaaacttgtaaaaaaaaaagtaaatgaccCCATGTATTAAGACTGTAGGAGGGTTTTAATTTTGGCTCAATATTGGATTGCTTATCAGAATTGGTTTCTCAATTCAGTTTTGAAACTGTCCATTCCAACTGGTAGGAACACCTGAATGTGTCCAAGTGTAAACCATCTGACcgattttcaaagttttttggttttttttaaactaatgaCATTGTCCAATTCTGGTCACATACATACATGCTCTATGTGGCTTAAGGTAAACTTTAAGTAGGACTTCttatgactttcttcttgccatATTTGTGCGGTTTAAGAGTGACCGTGGGCTTCTTGGCTGCTTCTGACGAAAGCCAGAGTAAAGAAGGCTGATGACGCTtgacttttaacattttaattcttcAAAATTATGAAAGCCAAGTATCTATGCTCTTCCACGTCAAAATTAAAAGCTGCATTAAGtgcttttaaaatacaaataaaatacattgagctTTCACTATCGCTCGAAGGCGGAGACACCATAAGCGCAGCTTGAATTTTGTCGAAagtgtgcgcgcgcgcgcgtgcTGCTCGCGCGCACACACTTTCACGCGCCCAGCCCTCCTCTGCTCCCAGCCTCTTCTCTTCCCCTCGCGCTGCAGCTCGTGGACTCATCCCCTCCTAACAACAACCTCTCAGTCGGGACCATCATCCAGAGACGGCGGGCGGCAGCTCAGTAAACACGCCGGGAACTTGTCAGCTGCTCCGGGTCAACAACACAGGGacgataaaaacaaacaaaaagtagcGTTCAGTGAAAGGAAGCACGTCGGCTGCTGTTGCTTCTGTCACTGGAGCAGGAAGGGGGTTTCTAGGAGCACTTTACTGGCGAGCTAACTACACCGGCACCTTACGGGCCAGGCAGAAGAGAGCAGAACCAAACAGCCGGAAGGGGAACCAAGTAGGGCGGCTCTTTTACTGGGTGAAGAGGTAAGCTTCTTGTACAGGGTGGTGGTCGCTTGCTTCACTCTTCCTTTTCTTTCGGACGCCTTACTGTGTGGCATGACTGTTACCGTTTACTTGCAAGAACactttgtgtatatatatatagatgtatctatatatctatatatatatattgttttgtcatttattgtaTATTTACAAGAGGTGGAAGCGCCTTGGAGTCTGTTCcccttgtcaaaaaaaaaaattaaaaacaaaatcacctTCTCTTCTTGTTTCAACCCTCCTCCTAATTAAGGAACAGATGTGGCAGCTGGCTGAAAATCAATAGTGTCCATTTCCTGTTGGTTGGGCGTGCAAACAGAGCCAGCTGAGGGACCTGGCCGCGCCGTCATCAGCCTCCACACACAGCACCGgcctgtgtttgttttactgaaacACAGTAATGAGTCATTAAGTTAGCCTGGCTGCATGGAGAGAGATCACTGTCATGATAGGACAGCCAGTCGGTGCTGATGTGGGACTCCTTATCAAAGCCACCACTTGTACCGCAGTGGGATCTGTTCAACCAGGTGTTCTGTCAGGTCTGTGTCTTTCTCCAGGGATGTCCATTGTACGCAAAAGGAAAGTGACTGAGGTTTTTCTAGGGTTTTTCTGTTAGCTGATTATAGTGTAAAAGTAGATCACTTTAAGTTATTCACTTATAGCAGTAAGTACATACAAATTCCCCCTCTGGGTCCCTGACATGGCGATAATGTGACTGAAGATCCGAGAGCCAGTTTCTAACCTCAGATTTACATTAGCGCCTAACAGAGGAGCATTGTGGGAAAAGCCTCAGGtcacaatgaaaacaaagtcATTTCAGCAAGGGGTGCACCGACTGCACTTTCCTAGGCCAATCACCGagctttaaaaagcctgacctgcccaTTCCGAATTTAGCCAAtgctgactttttaaaaaaaattaatctattatttttttttgtctgtaaagtTGTTAAATACATTGACTAAGTTGGCACCAGCGGGTGCCAATGGTCAATTGTCCAATTTCCAATTGGTGGCAAATCTCTGATGTATAAttctattttatatatttatgaattGGTGCTTCTAtgctttgtctgtttttgttctgtatgTTCGAAAGTCTGGCTGCAAAACAAATTTCCCCCTGAGGGGAGACAATAAAGGAACTGaacaatctcccaaaattaaggaattgaTTCAGTGCCAATTTATCAATGCATCCCAAAGTTGAATTAGATTTTTAGCTGTAAAAATTATTCCGATTTCAATCTTtaatattagtttttaaaagtaaaacatttgcaaCTTTATTGATTGAATTGGATTTCAGTGGAACCAAAGTAAACAGTGAGCTAATATTCCCAGTTGTCGTTTCAATCAGAGAAATGTAAGCCTGATGTTTACATGTaaagtttttgaattaaatattatataaacTGAGTAAAAGCTATAAGGTGCCATAAAAATTGAAGTTTGTATCAACATTTAACTAGTTCAGTGACATCACAAGTGGTGTCAAACTTACCACACTAAGAAAACTAATATTTATGAGTGTATAAAATGTTACCTATTAACATCAGTTATTCTCATTAGTTTGTGCCGTGTCCAGCCCACACAGTGTTTATATAGCTCATTATATGAAAGCATATCTCAACAcagttaaccctcctgttatgttcgtttctagggtacagcaaaaatgttcgtgggtcaattt
This window encodes:
- the tmem205 gene encoding transmembrane protein 205 — protein: MATEGEPTEAIKVLHLLLLAFTWGMQVWVSFIGGFALVKQVSRHTFGLVQSKLFPVYFYCLLGSNFTSLAVYAVYHPRELLDWHEGVQMLMFFVALITAGLNAQWFGPAATEVMFQMRAVEEEHGLGNQVGLGSQREDYAKLKEQDPKYRAYRKTFGRYHGLSSLCNLIGFLCVTTNLVYTALKLSTI